In Synechococcus sp. HK05, one DNA window encodes the following:
- a CDS encoding ATP-binding protein → MDPLRNPFAPGAGTRPPELAGRDTLLAQAQLALQRIRLGRSEKSQMLLGLRGVGKTVLLNRFAELAEVLGYEHVQLEAPEGRPLASYLAPALKTILLRLDRMEQDHVWAGEAMAALRGFASAFNVSLGDVKIGLSKPARADSGNLEVDLPELLVATAQAAKAADTSVAVLIDEVHYLTEDELKGLIVALHRVVQRGLPLILFGAGLPQLAALAGDAKWYAERLFDFPAVAALSPDAAAQAIQDPIQEEDAEIDADALAEIVSLTQGYPYFLQEWGKHTWTAAQGPRISLADVNEASDHARDALDRSFFRVRFDRLTPREQDYLHAMAQLGPGPHRSGAIAEQMQLRVERTGPLRSGLIRKGMIWSPSHGMTAFTVPMFDTFMRRAMD, encoded by the coding sequence ATGGACCCTCTGCGCAACCCCTTCGCGCCTGGTGCGGGAACCAGGCCACCTGAGCTCGCAGGGCGGGATACGCTACTGGCGCAAGCACAACTAGCTCTGCAACGCATCAGGCTCGGGCGCTCCGAAAAAAGCCAGATGCTGCTGGGATTGCGAGGTGTCGGCAAAACCGTTCTTCTCAACCGGTTCGCCGAGCTGGCAGAGGTCTTGGGCTACGAACACGTGCAGCTGGAGGCGCCTGAGGGCAGGCCTTTGGCGAGCTACCTCGCACCGGCCCTGAAGACCATCCTGCTGAGGTTGGATCGCATGGAACAGGATCACGTCTGGGCGGGCGAAGCCATGGCAGCCCTGCGTGGCTTTGCCAGCGCCTTCAACGTGAGCCTGGGCGACGTGAAGATCGGATTGAGCAAGCCGGCCCGTGCAGACAGCGGCAATCTGGAAGTGGATCTTCCCGAGCTGCTGGTCGCCACTGCACAGGCAGCCAAAGCGGCTGACACATCCGTGGCCGTGTTGATCGATGAGGTGCACTACCTCACGGAAGACGAACTAAAGGGATTGATCGTGGCCCTCCATCGTGTGGTGCAACGCGGCCTGCCGTTGATCCTGTTCGGGGCCGGCCTGCCCCAACTGGCCGCCCTCGCTGGCGATGCGAAATGGTATGCCGAACGCCTGTTCGATTTCCCGGCCGTGGCTGCCCTCTCACCGGATGCCGCTGCGCAGGCCATCCAAGATCCAATCCAAGAGGAAGACGCCGAGATTGACGCCGATGCCCTCGCTGAGATCGTGAGCCTTACACAGGGCTATCCCTATTTCCTACAGGAATGGGGCAAACACACCTGGACCGCAGCACAGGGCCCAAGAATCAGCTTGGCGGATGTCAACGAAGCCAGCGATCATGCCCGTGATGCGCTGGACCGCAGTTTTTTCCGGGTTCGCTTTGACCGCCTCACCCCGAGAGAACAGGACTATCTCCACGCCATGGCACAACTCGGCCCTGGCCCCCACCGCTCCGGAGCAATCGCCGAACAAATGCAACTGCGCGTGGAGCGCACGGGACCCCTGCGCAGTGGGCTCATCCGCAAAGGGATGATCTGGAGCCCCTCCCATGGCATGACGGCCTTCACGGTGCCGATGTTTGACACCTTTATGCGACGAGCCATGGACTGA
- a CDS encoding tetratricopeptide repeat protein encodes MAGFGQSKQRNESKPSTKQLQTLVEEAVRLHKAGQIDEAETLYLQALNSGLEHEIILSNLGVIYKRTNQVDKAIEIYKRAISVNPKFADAHANLGGLLQEKGQHDAALQSLHQAIQLNPRHAVAFSNLALALQATGRHQEAINSAVQAVQINPNLASTRTNLGTVLKGQGQLEQAAAATQEAIKLDSSYIPAYVSLGVIYKELGHLDEALAVIHKARTLKPDYAPTCIAMGSILQERGQLEEAIRATRQAIEIDPSNAVAYVNLGIMLQSNDQLTEAVKVTESAINLDPRNAMAWRSLGAICRDKGDMEPALTATSTSIKLNPNDSVAYMNLGCIYAELCEHEKAERYYEKALEMDPDYVATQVNLSQCQLLRHDYENGWKNYSNRKEKTTIHVGSAESKRMDQIGIDSTKNILIAGEQGIGDQILFASLLNDIQPRCKKAYVTVDTRLLPIVRRSFSGNIEFYPNNVNLPNLPVEDFISMGDLGALVRKDKSSFKAQPTQFFTADVQRVKEISFHLRNQSNQKIIGLSWHSTGSRYFNRNKCIAMDILAPALAACNIDAVKLQYGDCANDVTSARDRHNLTIQEVPDLDVTNDIDGLAALITACDAVVTISNVTAHLAAALGKPTHLLAPASPHFYWGLDGPTTVWYPTVRIYRQTKNGDWTPALKQLSKALQQ; translated from the coding sequence ATGGCTGGATTTGGTCAGTCAAAGCAACGCAACGAATCCAAACCAAGCACCAAGCAACTCCAGACGCTTGTGGAGGAAGCAGTACGGCTTCACAAGGCTGGCCAGATCGACGAAGCCGAGACCCTCTACCTGCAGGCCCTGAACAGCGGGCTGGAACACGAAATCATCCTGTCCAATCTTGGTGTTATTTATAAACGCACGAATCAGGTCGACAAAGCAATTGAGATTTACAAACGAGCCATTTCTGTCAATCCTAAATTCGCTGACGCCCACGCAAATCTAGGGGGATTACTCCAAGAAAAGGGACAGCACGATGCAGCACTGCAAAGCCTGCATCAGGCCATTCAGCTTAATCCTCGACACGCAGTTGCCTTCAGCAACCTCGCACTGGCACTGCAAGCAACAGGCAGACATCAAGAAGCCATCAACAGTGCAGTGCAAGCAGTTCAAATCAATCCGAACCTAGCCTCAACCCGCACCAATTTAGGCACAGTTCTTAAAGGGCAGGGTCAACTGGAACAGGCTGCAGCCGCCACGCAAGAGGCCATCAAGCTGGATTCAAGCTACATTCCTGCTTACGTGAGCCTGGGAGTGATTTACAAGGAGCTTGGACATCTAGACGAAGCCCTGGCGGTGATCCATAAAGCCAGAACCCTGAAACCCGACTACGCCCCCACTTGCATTGCGATGGGGAGCATCCTCCAAGAAAGAGGCCAGCTCGAGGAGGCCATTCGCGCAACCAGGCAGGCCATTGAAATTGATCCTTCTAACGCTGTTGCCTATGTAAATTTGGGCATTATGCTGCAAAGCAATGACCAGCTAACTGAAGCAGTTAAAGTCACTGAAAGTGCAATCAACTTAGACCCGCGCAATGCCATGGCTTGGCGCAGCCTCGGCGCTATTTGCCGGGACAAAGGCGATATGGAACCCGCCCTTACGGCGACAAGCACGTCGATCAAGCTGAATCCGAACGATTCAGTTGCCTACATGAATCTAGGCTGCATTTATGCCGAACTGTGTGAGCATGAAAAAGCTGAGCGGTACTACGAGAAGGCATTGGAGATGGATCCGGATTACGTCGCAACTCAAGTAAATCTCTCGCAGTGCCAGCTTCTTCGGCATGACTACGAGAATGGGTGGAAAAACTATAGCAACCGCAAGGAGAAAACCACCATTCACGTGGGCAGCGCAGAATCCAAAAGAATGGATCAAATTGGGATTGATTCCACCAAGAACATTCTGATCGCAGGTGAACAAGGCATTGGCGATCAAATTCTTTTCGCATCACTCCTCAACGACATACAGCCAAGATGCAAAAAAGCTTATGTCACCGTTGATACACGACTTCTCCCGATTGTGAGGCGATCTTTTTCTGGCAATATTGAATTCTATCCCAATAACGTTAACCTTCCCAATCTTCCGGTTGAAGATTTTATTTCCATGGGAGACCTTGGCGCACTGGTCAGGAAAGACAAGAGCTCTTTCAAGGCGCAGCCTACTCAGTTTTTCACCGCAGATGTGCAGCGTGTCAAGGAAATTTCTTTCCACCTCAGAAATCAATCTAACCAAAAGATTATAGGCTTAAGCTGGCATTCGACAGGCTCACGCTATTTCAATAGAAATAAGTGTATCGCGATGGATATTCTGGCGCCAGCTTTGGCCGCATGCAACATCGATGCCGTAAAGCTCCAATATGGGGACTGCGCGAATGACGTGACTTCCGCAAGAGATCGACACAACCTCACGATTCAGGAGGTGCCTGATTTGGATGTCACCAATGACATCGATGGATTAGCCGCCTTGATCACTGCATGCGACGCGGTGGTGACCATTTCCAACGTCACAGCCCACTTAGCAGCAGCCCTTGGCAAACCAACACATTTGCTTGCCCCAGCTTCACCCCACTTCTACTGGGGCCTCGATGGCCCCACAACAGTCTGGTACCCAACTGTCAGAATTTACCGGCAGACCAAAAATGGTGACTGGACACCCGCGTTGAAACAACTTTCCAAGGCACTGCAACAGTAA
- the kdsA gene encoding 3-deoxy-8-phosphooctulonate synthase, translated as MSFTLIAGPCVIESRELALEVAGQVKALTDRLGIRYIFKASFDKANRSSGGSFRGPGVEGGLAVLADVKQGLGLPVLTDIHESHQAAPVAEVVDVLQIPAFLCRQTDLLLAAADAVRGTGKTINVKKGQFLAPWDMAQVVQKLRDADVENLWLTERGSSFGYNTLVVDYRGLPQLQALGCPVIFDATHSVQQPGGRGTSSGGQREFVAPLARAAMAVGVDGLFLEVHPDPDNALSDGPNMVPLHRLEALLKQLLAVREAVGSSPALSVI; from the coding sequence ATGAGCTTCACCTTGATCGCCGGCCCTTGCGTGATCGAAAGTCGAGAGCTGGCGCTTGAGGTGGCTGGGCAGGTGAAGGCCCTCACCGATCGCCTAGGGATCCGCTACATCTTCAAGGCCAGCTTTGATAAGGCCAACCGCAGCTCCGGCGGCTCCTTCCGCGGCCCCGGTGTGGAGGGGGGGCTGGCCGTGCTGGCGGACGTGAAGCAGGGCCTGGGGCTCCCAGTCCTCACCGACATTCACGAAAGCCACCAGGCGGCTCCGGTGGCCGAGGTGGTGGATGTGCTGCAGATCCCTGCATTTCTCTGTCGCCAGACCGATCTACTCCTGGCCGCAGCGGATGCCGTGCGAGGCACCGGCAAAACGATCAATGTGAAAAAGGGCCAGTTCCTGGCCCCGTGGGATATGGCTCAGGTGGTGCAGAAACTGCGTGATGCCGATGTGGAGAACCTCTGGCTCACGGAGCGGGGCAGTAGCTTTGGCTACAACACCCTTGTGGTGGATTACCGCGGTTTACCGCAGCTGCAGGCCCTGGGCTGCCCCGTGATCTTTGATGCCACCCATTCGGTGCAACAACCGGGTGGCCGCGGCACAAGCAGCGGCGGGCAGCGTGAATTTGTAGCGCCGCTAGCCCGCGCCGCGATGGCCGTGGGTGTGGATGGCCTGTTTTTGGAGGTGCACCCCGACCCTGACAACGCTCTGAGTGACGGCCCCAATATGGTGCCTTTGCATCGCTTGGAAGCTCTGCTGAAGCAGTTGCTGGCCGTACGTGAGGCTGTGGGCTCTTCTCCTGCTCTTAGCGTGATTTAA
- a CDS encoding HIT family protein — MQSCGVCDLHSASEARQRYEISRSPLWILRHHPDPAPFAGWLLLDARRHIGGPIQFSAQEAAAWGLAVQRAAQLVEALTGCDRVYAIAFGEGARHLHLHLIPRFGSEPASEAWKVADLCRAVQAGQRPAASPDAVRNLVERARQAHLA; from the coding sequence ATGCAGAGCTGTGGTGTCTGCGATCTGCACAGCGCTTCAGAGGCCCGGCAGCGCTATGAGATCAGTCGCTCGCCGCTATGGATCCTGCGGCATCATCCCGATCCTGCGCCGTTTGCTGGCTGGTTGTTGCTGGATGCAAGGCGTCACATCGGCGGACCGATCCAGTTCTCTGCCCAGGAAGCCGCGGCGTGGGGGCTGGCTGTGCAGCGAGCGGCCCAACTGGTGGAGGCACTCACGGGCTGTGATCGCGTGTATGCGATCGCCTTCGGAGAAGGGGCGCGCCACCTGCATCTCCACCTGATCCCACGCTTTGGCTCCGAGCCCGCAAGCGAAGCTTGGAAGGTGGCGGATCTCTGTAGGGCCGTGCAGGCCGGCCAGCGGCCAGCGGCATCGCCCGATGCCGTGCGAAACCTGGTGGAGCGTGCCAGGCAAGCACATCTAGCTTAG